Below is a window of Humulus lupulus chromosome 2, drHumLupu1.1, whole genome shotgun sequence DNA.
ACTTTCATGTTTAAAAATACCAATTGGATTTTGAATCTTTATCTATTTTCTTTTGTTGCAGAAATGGGGCCATGTGTATGCATGATGAGGCAGCCACCCATTATATTGACATGATTGATCAGACAACTCTTGGGCATCAATTCATTAAGGAGGAGTTTAATGTGACCCCCAGAATTGGTTGGCAGATTGACCCCTTTGGACATTCTGCAGTGCAGGCTTACTTGTTGGGAGCTGAAGTAAGCATATTATTAATGCCTAATTTGGGCAGAAAATTTCCCATTTTGTCATAGCCTTAAATAATGATGTTTGAGGTATTTGTTTGTTGATTATTTAGATGCTGAAGGGAAACTTATTTATGTATGTAAATTTCTACATGGTGTGGACTTTTCCTATTGCTGTAGGTTGGATTCGACTCGTTTTTCTATGGTCGGATAGATTATCAAGATAGAGCCAAACGCAAAGGTGAAAAGAGTCTTGAAGTTGTCTGGCGTGGTTCTAAGAGTCTTGGTTCATCCTCTCAGGTAAAAAGCTAGCCCTTTATGTTATTCTATTTTTGCATAGCTACTTGACTTTTTAGTAATGCTATATATTTTTGTTGGTAAAAGGTAATGTGTTTCCAGTGGCATTTAATACTCActtattgttttcttttttatcTTTTCATTTATGCTGAATCAAGTTTGTTTCTTGGTTTCTCATAATTAAACTCTTCCTAATGGTTGCAGATTTTTGCTGGTGCATTTCCTGAGAACTATGAACCTCCATCTGGTTTCTATTTTGAGGTCAATGATGCTTCGGCAGTAGTTCAGGTTTGTTATCTATTTTGAGGCTAATGATGCTTCAACAGTAGTTCAAGTTCAAACCAAGAAAACTTAcaaattttttatagattttCTTTGGTGCAACTTGTTTATACTCctaaatttatttatttcactTGCTTGAAGGATGACCCTGAATTGTTTGATTACAATGTTCAAGTGCGAGTAAATGACTTTATCGCTGCTGCAGTCGCACAGGTAAAATATTAGCGCATCATATTTTTTTCTAGACTTTTCTTAAAGATTTTATAATGGGTGCATTCATAACATTAGTAGAATGAGCTGTTTTgaaaacccttttttttttcctaattcATTAAGGTGTTTCAGTTGCTGATTGTAATTATTTCATTCTCAGGCTAACATAACTCGGACAAATCACATAATGTGGACTATGGGCACAGATTTTAAGTATCAGTATGCTTACACATGGTTCAGGCAGATGGACAAGCTTATTCATTATGTGAACTTGGTAACTGCTCCTTAAGACTTGCCTAAATGGCTTTAGCTTGTTTTGACTGATGGTTCATTATTTCATGCTTCCATGGTATTTACTGTCAATCTGTCTAGTTTCCTCTGCTCTTATAGAACATTTTCTCTCTTAGAACTTTTGTAATTCTGAACtctaaatgattttttttacacATTATCTAGGATGGTCGTGTTAATGCATTATATTCTTCTCCATCCATATATACTGATGCAAAATATGCTACTGATGAATCTTGGCCGCTCAAGACTGATGATTTCTTTCCGTAAGTTTGATGTTCAACAGTCAATACAATTTCTTTTCTTCCTGTGTCAATCTTTTATTAGATTTTATATGATGCATCTTTGCAGTTATGCCGATCGTGAGAATGGTTACTGGACAGGGTACTTTACCAGCAGGCCATCCGTGAAACGTTACGTTAGAATAATGAGTGGCTATTATCtggtattattattttattttagttttgaatGCTTTAGTAGCCTCTTTATCATATGTTTAAAAATAGTTCTGACGTAGTACTGTTTTCATATCAATATATTTAATTATCAGGCTGCCAGGCAACTAGAGTTTTTCAAAGGGAGAAATAAATTAATCAATACAGATTCATTAGGAGATGCCTTAGCGATTGCTCAACATCATGATGCAGTCACTGGCACAGAAAAGCAGCATGTGGCTAATGATTATGTGAAACGACTTTTTATAGGCTACAAGAAGGTGTGGATTATCTTGCCCTTTGTTTTTCATTTCTGATCAAAGTGTTACTCACTTGTATATTATCTTTTGGCAGGCTGAGCAATTAGTTTCATCTTCACTTGCTTGCTTAGTTGACCATGCAGATGGATGTGAGAAACCTACTacaaagtttcaacaggcaaagcATTATTGTCCTCTTAATTTTGCCAACTATTTTCCTTTAATGATGTCATAGCCAGAATATAAATACCTTATGGAtaactctttttattttttatttatttccttcagTGCCCACTTTTAAATGTAAGCTACTGTCCTGCATCAGAAGCTCATCTGTCTCAAGGAAAAAGTTTGGTAAGGAAGAATTTTACCACTTTTCATTTCTTTCTCGTATAATGGGTGCAACTTTCCCACTTTTAAATTTAGAATCTTATGGTATTTTATCATCTATAGGTTGTTGTGATCTACAACTCTCTTGGATGGAAAAGAGAAGATGTGATTCGAATTCCTGTAAGTAATTCCATTATGTTTTATTTGATGGATGTTCAGTTCTGACTTTATATGTATTGATTGTTTTTTGTACCTCTTATTTCATTGGAGCtgaaaaaaaaaagtggaaaAAATGTATCATATAAGGAATCTAGCTTTAATGGAACTGAATATCTATTTATAAGATACATTGAATCAAAATTTCTATTTATAAGATTTTAATTGTTGTAGGTGATTAATAAAGATGTCATAGTTCATGATTCTGAAGGAAAAGAAATTGAATCACAACTTGTTCCACTTGTTGATGCCCATGTGAGCTTAAGGAACTACCATGTTAAGGCATATTTAGGCCAAACTCCAACTCAGACACCAAAGTATTGGCTTGCATTTGCAGTATCCATTCCACCACTTGGTTTCAGAAGCTACACAATCTCAAGCGCAAAAAAGCCAGGTCCTCTCTTACAGTTGCTATTCCTTTATCATCTTTTCTTGAAGGGACACGATACCTTATTTTCCAAGTCCGTTATAGGGTTgtaagttgtattttttttttgttgcttgtAGGTTCTAGCTCAACTAGATCATCAGTACGCACATTTCACACTAGTGGGAAATCTACTGTTGAAGTTGGCCAAGGAAATTTGAAGCTTACTTTTTCGTCAAATCAAGACAAACTTACTAATTATGTTAACAAAAGAAACTCGGTATGTAATAAGTGGGAAAGGATTTAGCAGGATTTTACTTATCAATTTGTAGCTAATGATCCATTCATTTTTAAGGTTGAGGAGACATTGGGGCAATCTTATGGATTTTACACTGGATACGACGGGACCAAGGATAAAGCTCCCCAGGTAGATAATTGGATAGGTGTATTGTACTTGTATACATTTGATTTTATTGCTATTATCATAAACTTCCATGTCTGATAGGTTGATATAACAGTTAAGTTCATGATTTCTAAAGTGTGATCTTATCATTACTT
It encodes the following:
- the LOC133816980 gene encoding probable alpha-mannosidase At5g13980, which gives rise to MGTLAAALFFSVVMVAGVAVTQSKFMVYNTSHSIVPGKLNVHLVPHTHDDVGWLKTVDQYYVGSNNSIQGACVQNVLDSLIPALLADKNRKFIYVEQAFFQRWWRDQSEAMQLVVKQLVNSGQLEFINGAMCMHDEAATHYIDMIDQTTLGHQFIKEEFNVTPRIGWQIDPFGHSAVQAYLLGAEVGFDSFFYGRIDYQDRAKRKGEKSLEVVWRGSKSLGSSSQIFAGAFPENYEPPSGFYFEVNDASAVVQDDPELFDYNVQVRVNDFIAAAVAQANITRTNHIMWTMGTDFKYQYAYTWFRQMDKLIHYVNLDGRVNALYSSPSIYTDAKYATDESWPLKTDDFFPYADRENGYWTGYFTSRPSVKRYVRIMSGYYLAARQLEFFKGRNKLINTDSLGDALAIAQHHDAVTGTEKQHVANDYVKRLFIGYKKAEQLVSSSLACLVDHADGCEKPTTKFQQCPLLNVSYCPASEAHLSQGKSLVVVIYNSLGWKREDVIRIPVINKDVIVHDSEGKEIESQLVPLVDAHVSLRNYHVKAYLGQTPTQTPKYWLAFAVSIPPLGFRSYTISSAKKPGSSSTRSSVRTFHTSGKSTVEVGQGNLKLTFSSNQDKLTNYVNKRNSVEETLGQSYGFYTGYDGTKDKAPQNSGAYIFRPNGTFLIKPEEASSTIVRGPIIDEVHQKVNSWIYQITRLHKGKEHVEVEYIVGPIPINDGTGKEVATQITSTVNNNKTFYTDSNGRDFIKRIRDYRADWDLKVNQPVAGNYYPINLGIYMQDDKKEFSVLVDRSVGGSSIVDGQIELMLHRRLLLDDSRGVAEALNETVCVLDDCKGLIIQGKVYYRIDPLGEGAKWRRSFGQEIYSPLLFAFSEQDSDDGIKSHRATFSGVESSYSLPDNVAIITLQELEGGKVLLRLAHLYEIGEDADLSEKSNVELKKLFPGKKISKLTEMSLSANQKRTEMEKKRLVWKVEGPSSKNNDDSKLERGRPVDPSALVVELAPMEIRTFVVNFVPNMVSSI